The following are encoded together in the Lusitaniella coriacea LEGE 07157 genome:
- a CDS encoding BCD family MFS transporter yields the protein MKMSNLVDSSSPSDRPLPKINLLTMFRLGLFQMGLGIMSLLTLGVLNRITIDELAVSPFLVGLAIAMHQFVSPARVWFGQMSDGKSLFGHHRTGYVWCGAALFTILSFVALQVVWQIGLSLQETGWSLVTYSWLGLLALIFALYGLALSASSTPFAALLVDVSDEDNRSQLVGIVWSMLMVGIIIGAIVGGTLLDQPEVCGTAILSYDPSQTGKIANIPQLQGKINPVFMVMPAIVFGLCLVATVGVENKYSRYRSRASAIAREDKVTLSRALRVLTASRQTGLFFSFLLVLTISLFMQDAVLEPYGGEVFGLCIADTTKLNIPFGTGTLLGISSTGFLLLPRLGKKRTTKLGCIAAAVCFGLIILSGFTVNPNLLRASLLFFGLSAGIITAGATSLMLDLTAAETAGTFIGAWGLSQAVARGLATVLGGGVLNLGKIVFDLPVLAYSSVFALQAVGMIASIWFLNRVNIREFQDNAKAAIAAVMEGELD from the coding sequence ATCAAAATGTCTAATCTTGTCGATTCTTCCTCTCCTTCAGATCGACCCCTTCCCAAAATTAATTTGTTAACAATGTTCCGCTTGGGACTGTTCCAAATGGGGTTGGGAATTATGTCCTTGCTTACCCTAGGAGTTCTCAATCGTATCACCATTGACGAGCTAGCGGTATCGCCTTTTTTAGTGGGACTCGCGATCGCGATGCACCAGTTTGTTTCCCCCGCACGGGTGTGGTTCGGGCAAATGTCCGATGGAAAATCTCTCTTCGGTCACCATCGCACGGGCTATGTATGGTGCGGTGCAGCGTTGTTTACGATCCTATCCTTTGTTGCCTTGCAAGTGGTGTGGCAAATCGGTCTGAGTTTGCAAGAAACGGGGTGGAGCCTTGTAACCTATTCTTGGTTGGGGCTGCTGGCATTGATTTTTGCGCTCTACGGTTTAGCTCTCAGTGCCAGTTCCACGCCCTTTGCTGCCTTACTCGTAGATGTTTCCGACGAAGATAATCGCTCGCAGTTGGTGGGGATTGTTTGGTCGATGCTGATGGTAGGAATTATTATTGGCGCGATCGTTGGCGGGACGCTGCTGGATCAGCCGGAAGTGTGCGGAACGGCAATTTTATCCTACGACCCCTCGCAAACGGGCAAAATTGCTAATATTCCCCAACTGCAAGGGAAAATCAATCCGGTGTTTATGGTTATGCCTGCGATTGTTTTCGGGTTGTGTTTGGTGGCGACGGTTGGGGTGGAAAACAAGTATTCTCGCTATCGTTCCCGTGCAAGCGCGATCGCGCGGGAAGACAAAGTAACCCTCTCTCGCGCCCTGCGCGTCCTCACCGCCAGCCGACAAACCGGGCTATTTTTCAGCTTTCTCCTCGTCCTCACCATTAGCCTTTTTATGCAAGATGCGGTCTTGGAACCCTACGGCGGCGAAGTTTTTGGGCTGTGCATTGCCGACACCACGAAACTCAATATTCCCTTCGGGACGGGAACGCTACTGGGTATTAGCTCAACGGGGTTCTTACTGCTTCCGCGTTTGGGTAAAAAACGAACGACAAAACTCGGCTGTATCGCCGCCGCGGTTTGCTTTGGTTTGATTATTTTGTCTGGATTTACCGTTAATCCCAATTTATTGAGAGCGAGTTTGCTATTCTTCGGTCTATCGGCTGGGATTATTACCGCCGGGGCAACCAGTTTAATGCTCGATTTAACCGCAGCCGAAACTGCCGGGACATTCATTGGGGCGTGGGGACTCTCTCAAGCAGTTGCGCGAGGTCTAGCAACCGTTCTCGGCGGCGGCGTGCTAAATTTGGGTAAAATTGTCTTTGATTTGCCCGTTCTCGCCTACAGCAGCGTTTTTGCTCTGCAAGCAGTGGGAATGATTGCCTCAATTTGGTTTCTCAATCGCGTCAATATTCGAGAATTCCAAGATAATGCCAAAGCCGCGATCGCGGCAGTCATGGAAGGCGAGTTAGACTGA
- a CDS encoding ABC transporter ATP-binding protein, whose translation MDSAVNPTPTSDRPEPIVQTWKLRKVYRTGFWMNQKIESLKRCSLSVYPGETFGLLGPNGAGKTTLLKVLLGIVRRTSGRGSIFGSPLGDRAAKQRLGYLPENPYFYDYLTGWEFLEFVGGLFQLSPSVRRDRIPQLLDLVGLEQSTVKNKQLRQYSKGMLQRVGMAQALINDPELVFLDEPMSGLDPMGRYRMRQIILSLQDQGKTVFFNSHILADVEQICDRVAILNRGELICSGSLDELLGTTDAYQVVGRGGTEEILQRWVANLTFKYDGWHGQLNSEPQEFLATLRLMNAELVSMSRARYSLEDFFMQQLQASGIKSV comes from the coding sequence ATGGATTCTGCTGTTAACCCAACCCCTACTTCAGATCGACCCGAACCCATCGTCCAGACGTGGAAACTGCGAAAGGTTTACCGCACGGGGTTTTGGATGAATCAAAAAATCGAATCCCTCAAACGCTGCTCCCTCAGCGTTTATCCCGGAGAAACCTTCGGTTTGCTAGGGCCCAATGGTGCGGGGAAAACCACCCTCCTAAAAGTTCTGCTGGGCATCGTGCGGCGCACCTCCGGACGCGGTAGTATCTTTGGCAGTCCTTTGGGCGATCGCGCGGCAAAGCAACGCCTCGGTTACTTGCCAGAAAATCCCTACTTCTACGACTATCTTACGGGTTGGGAATTCCTGGAATTTGTCGGGGGGTTATTTCAACTCTCGCCATCGGTGCGGCGCGATCGGATTCCCCAATTACTCGACTTGGTAGGATTGGAACAATCCACCGTCAAAAATAAACAATTGCGCCAGTATTCCAAAGGAATGTTACAGCGCGTCGGCATGGCGCAAGCGCTCATTAACGACCCCGAATTGGTCTTTCTCGACGAACCCATGTCCGGTTTAGACCCAATGGGACGCTACCGAATGCGGCAAATTATCCTCTCTCTTCAAGACCAAGGAAAAACCGTCTTCTTCAACTCTCACATTTTGGCAGATGTCGAGCAAATCTGCGATCGCGTTGCCATTCTAAATCGCGGCGAACTCATCTGTTCCGGTTCCCTTGACGAACTTCTCGGTACGACTGATGCTTACCAAGTTGTCGGTCGTGGCGGTACCGAAGAAATCCTCCAGCGTTGGGTCGCAAATTTAACCTTTAAATACGATGGCTGGCACGGACAACTCAACAGCGAACCGCAAGAATTCCTCGCAACCTTGCGCTTGATGAATGCCGAACTCGTCAGCATGAGTCGCGCCCGATATTCCCTTGAAGATTTCTTCATGCAACAATTACAGGCAAGTGGTATAAAATCCGTTTGA
- a CDS encoding DNA phosphorothioation system restriction enzyme, which yields MNSNPIDWQRIAAEYAQKTRSPRLAEPKSPYRTSPTGTPQIPASQPLRDYQHQAVLRWLQNQGRGTLKMATGSGKTIVALAITTELYEKIRLQVLLVVCPYRHLVTQWARECEKFNLHPLLAFESVRQWQNQLSTQLYNIQSAQQPFLTLITTNSTFLTESFQSQLKFFPAKTLIIGDEAHNLGSPQLEAKLPRTIGLRLALSATPERYFDDRGTDLLLNYFGDILQPEFTLADAIQQGALVPYLYYPLFVHLSEAETRTYAKLTQRIGWAMAENENMVTNTTLTALLMQRSRLIGSAVNKLATLRYLMSQRLHTTHTLFYCGDGYIEGGSKRQLAAVTRLLGSELGYRVNTYTADTPLKERERMREQFERGELQGLIAIRCLDEGIDIPAIQNAVILASTSNPRQFIQRRGRILRPHPGKKRATLFDTIVIPPELDRETWEIERNLLRKELQRFLEFAELADNATEAKTKLLALQEEYEL from the coding sequence ATGAACTCCAACCCCATTGACTGGCAACGCATTGCCGCAGAATACGCCCAAAAAACCCGTTCTCCCCGCCTTGCCGAACCCAAAAGCCCCTACCGCACCTCACCCACCGGAACGCCCCAAATCCCCGCCTCCCAACCGCTCAGAGACTATCAACACCAAGCCGTCCTGCGCTGGTTGCAAAACCAAGGACGCGGAACCCTAAAAATGGCAACCGGAAGCGGAAAAACCATCGTTGCCCTCGCCATCACCACCGAACTCTACGAAAAAATTCGCCTGCAAGTTCTCCTCGTCGTTTGCCCCTATCGCCATCTCGTAACCCAGTGGGCAAGGGAATGCGAAAAATTCAACCTCCATCCCCTACTCGCCTTTGAAAGCGTTCGCCAGTGGCAAAATCAACTCTCAACGCAACTATACAACATTCAATCCGCCCAACAACCTTTCCTCACCCTCATCACCACCAACTCCACCTTTCTCACAGAAAGCTTTCAATCCCAACTCAAATTTTTCCCCGCAAAAACCCTCATCATCGGTGATGAAGCCCATAACCTCGGTTCGCCGCAACTCGAAGCTAAACTCCCCCGCACCATTGGACTGCGCCTCGCCCTTTCCGCCACCCCCGAACGCTACTTTGACGATCGCGGAACAGATCTGTTACTCAATTACTTTGGGGACATCCTGCAACCCGAATTCACCCTCGCCGATGCCATCCAACAAGGCGCACTCGTCCCCTACCTCTACTACCCCTTATTTGTCCATCTCAGCGAAGCAGAAACCCGCACCTACGCCAAACTCACCCAGCGAATTGGCTGGGCAATGGCAGAAAATGAGAACATGGTAACCAACACTACCTTAACCGCGTTGTTGATGCAGCGATCGCGCCTGATTGGTTCTGCGGTTAACAAACTCGCAACATTGCGCTATTTAATGAGCCAGCGATTGCACACCACCCACACCCTCTTCTACTGCGGCGACGGTTATATTGAAGGCGGTTCCAAACGCCAACTCGCTGCCGTTACTCGCCTGCTAGGATCGGAATTAGGCTATCGCGTTAACACCTATACCGCCGATACCCCCCTCAAAGAACGGGAACGGATGCGCGAACAATTTGAACGGGGAGAATTGCAAGGATTAATCGCCATTCGCTGCTTAGACGAAGGGATCGATATTCCTGCGATTCAAAACGCCGTAATCCTCGCGAGTACAAGCAACCCTCGTCAATTTATTCAGCGTCGCGGACGAATCCTGCGTCCCCATCCCGGCAAAAAACGGGCAACCCTTTTCGATACAATTGTCATTCCACCGGAGTTAGATCGCGAAACCTGGGAAATCGAACGTAACTTATTGCGCAAAGAATTACAGCGTTTTCTGGAATTTGCCGAATTAGCCGACAACGCCACCGAAGCGAAAACAAAATTATTGGCTCTTCAGGAAGAATACGAATTATAG
- a CDS encoding SDR family NAD(P)-dependent oxidoreductase codes for MSTALITGASFGIGEALAKALAERGINLVLVARSRDKLEQLAQQLRDRVRVEVIVRDLTEPNAVENVFERVQQKGIEIDLLINNAGFGDYGKFAQNSRTKQLGILHLNVLALVDLTYHFLPLMQQRGRGHILNISSITAFQPMPYLAVYAATKAFILHFSEALWAENQDTGVNILAVCPGPTKTKFFEVAGFDPFENSKDAEKESVTPEYVAKEALKAMDKGHCSVVIGEMGNHAIANISRFLPREAVVKIIEKQFRPKK; via the coding sequence ATGTCTACAGCTTTAATTACGGGTGCTTCTTTTGGAATTGGCGAGGCATTGGCGAAAGCCCTTGCCGAACGCGGGATAAATTTGGTGTTGGTGGCGCGATCGCGCGATAAACTAGAACAATTGGCTCAACAGTTGCGCGATCGGGTTCGAGTTGAGGTTATCGTTCGGGATTTAACCGAACCCAATGCGGTTGAAAATGTCTTTGAGCGGGTACAACAAAAGGGCATTGAAATCGATCTTTTAATCAATAACGCGGGGTTTGGAGACTATGGGAAATTTGCCCAAAATTCCCGAACGAAACAACTGGGAATCCTGCATCTCAATGTACTGGCATTGGTGGATTTAACCTATCATTTCTTGCCTTTGATGCAACAGCGCGGGCGCGGACACATCCTCAATATTTCTTCAATTACCGCCTTTCAACCCATGCCCTATTTAGCGGTTTATGCGGCAACTAAGGCGTTTATTCTCCACTTCAGCGAGGCACTTTGGGCAGAAAATCAGGATACGGGAGTTAATATCCTTGCAGTGTGTCCGGGCCCCACTAAAACGAAGTTTTTTGAGGTGGCGGGGTTCGATCCTTTTGAGAATAGTAAGGATGCAGAGAAAGAATCTGTAACTCCGGAATACGTGGCGAAAGAAGCCCTAAAGGCGATGGATAAGGGACATTGTAGTGTGGTGATTGGGGAAATGGGAAATCACGCGATCGCGAACATCTCCCGTTTTCTTCCCAGAGAAGCCGTGGTCAAAATCATTGAGAAACAATTTCGTCCTAAAAAGTAA